One genomic window of Arvicanthis niloticus isolate mArvNil1 chromosome 24, mArvNil1.pat.X, whole genome shotgun sequence includes the following:
- the Plcxd1 gene encoding PI-PLC X domain-containing protein 1 isoform X1, whose amino-acid sequence MWVQESPRSGNADPGGHTGRECGSRGGSVSPEVTQGECGARGVRARVLGSHWWGGGAWVQGSPRCENAGPPGTRGGSVGPQHSSARPESQVSCLSFPSSSVLYCPTTPTHGPGPLPHCALPPTHCALCSDLCHNCSPHGRPGRLDVAAVSAAVGCPAAPAVHPREPRHDDILPDPQVSDLPCMLSATAPAEPGRAFHHWAGGDEMTLDVTQQLDAGVRYLDLRIAHAPGGSARNLCFVHMMYTKALVEDTLTEIAEWLQSHPREVVILACRNFEGMTRELHDYLVGCMVNIFGDTLCPSGEIPTLGQLWARGQQVIVSYEDEATVSRYDKLWPAIPYWWGNAVKPDVLLRFLETMKGQGRPGGLFVAGINITENLCYILLHPVDSLEEMTRRSLPLMTKWVCAQQPGQSPQCTNIIAGDFVGADGFVSEVISLNRKLLSP is encoded by the exons ATGTGGGTCCAGGAGTCACCCAGGAGTGGGAATGCAGACCCAGGGGGACACACGGGAAGGGAGTGTGGGTCACGGGGTGGGAGCGTGAGTCCTGAAGTCACACAAGGGGAATGTGGGGCACGAGGGGTAAGAGCGAGGGTCCTAGGGTCACACTGGTGGGGGGGTGGAGCGTGGGTCCAGGGGTCACCCAGGTGTGAGAATGCGGGTCCCCCAGGCACAAGGGGTGGGAGCGTGGGTCCCCAGCACAGCTCAGCACGCCCAGAGTCACAGGtctcatgcctcagtttcccctctagCTCCGTCTTGTATTGTCCTACCACGCCCACCCATGGCCCCGGCCCGCTCCCTCACTGTGCCTTGCCCCCCACTCACTGCGCCCTGTGCTCTGATCTTTGCCACAACTGCAGCCCCCATGGGAGACCAGGCAGACTGGATGTCGCAGCTGTGTCCGCGGCTGTGGGATGTCCCGCTGCACCAGCTGTCCATCCCAG GGAGCCACGACACGATGACATACTGCCTGACCCGCAAGTCTCCGATCTCCCGTGCATGCTCTCGGCTACTGCACCTGCTGAGCCGGGTCGTGCCTTTCATCACTGGGCCGGTGGTGATGAAATG ACTCTGGACGTGACCCAACAGCTGGATGCAGGAGTGCGGTACCTGGACCTGAGGATCGCGCATGCGCCAGGGGGCTCTGCAAGGAACCTGTGCTTTGTGCACATGATGTACACGAAGGCGCTGGTGGAG GATACCCTCACTGAGATAGCTGAGTGGCTGCAATCGCACCCCCGAGAGGTGGTCATCTTAGCCTGCAGGAACTTTGAGGGGATGACGCGCGAGCTGCACGACTATCTAGTGGGCTGCATGGTGAACATTTTCGGAGACACGCTGTGTCCAAGCGGG GAaatccccacactggggcagcTGTGGGCACGTGGGCAGCAGGTTATTGTGTCTTACGAGGACGAAGCCACAGTCAGCCGCTATGATAAGCTGTGGCCTGCAATCCCATACTGGTGGGGGAATGCAGTAAAGCCCGATGTGCTGCTGCGGTTCCTGGAGACCATGAAGGGCCAAGGCCGCCCAG GTGGTCTGTTCGTTGCTGGCATCAACATCACTGAGAACCTGTGCTACATCCTCCTGCACCCAGTGGACTCCCTGGAGGAGATGACGCGTCGCAGCCTCCCACTCATGACCAAGTGGGTGTGTGCACAGCAGCCGGGGCAGAGCCCTCAGTGCACCAACATCATCGCGGGCGACTTCGTGGGCGCAGATGGCTTCGTGAGTGAGGTCATTAGCCTGAACCGGAAACTGCTGTCTCCCTAA
- the Plcxd1 gene encoding PI-PLC X domain-containing protein 1 isoform X5 yields MGDQADWMSQLCPRLWDVPLHQLSIPGSHDTMTYCLTRKSPISRACSRLLHLLSRVVPFITGPVVMKWSVTQTLDVTQQLDAGVRYLDLRIAHAPGGSARNLCFVHMMYTKALVEDTLTEIAEWLQSHPREVVILACRNFEGMTRELHDYLVGCMVNIFGDTLCPSGEIPTLGQLWARGQQVIVSYEDEATVSRYDKLWPAIPYWWGNAVKPDVLLRFLETMKGQGRPGGLFVAGINITENLCYILLHPVDSLEEMTRRSLPLMTKWVCAQQPGQSPQCTNIIAGDFVGADGFVSEVISLNRKLLSP; encoded by the exons ATGGGAGACCAGGCAGACTGGATGTCGCAGCTGTGTCCGCGGCTGTGGGATGTCCCGCTGCACCAGCTGTCCATCCCAG GGAGCCACGACACGATGACATACTGCCTGACCCGCAAGTCTCCGATCTCCCGTGCATGCTCTCGGCTACTGCACCTGCTGAGCCGGGTCGTGCCTTTCATCACTGGGCCGGTGGTGATGAAATGGTCAGTTACGCAG ACTCTGGACGTGACCCAACAGCTGGATGCAGGAGTGCGGTACCTGGACCTGAGGATCGCGCATGCGCCAGGGGGCTCTGCAAGGAACCTGTGCTTTGTGCACATGATGTACACGAAGGCGCTGGTGGAG GATACCCTCACTGAGATAGCTGAGTGGCTGCAATCGCACCCCCGAGAGGTGGTCATCTTAGCCTGCAGGAACTTTGAGGGGATGACGCGCGAGCTGCACGACTATCTAGTGGGCTGCATGGTGAACATTTTCGGAGACACGCTGTGTCCAAGCGGG GAaatccccacactggggcagcTGTGGGCACGTGGGCAGCAGGTTATTGTGTCTTACGAGGACGAAGCCACAGTCAGCCGCTATGATAAGCTGTGGCCTGCAATCCCATACTGGTGGGGGAATGCAGTAAAGCCCGATGTGCTGCTGCGGTTCCTGGAGACCATGAAGGGCCAAGGCCGCCCAG GTGGTCTGTTCGTTGCTGGCATCAACATCACTGAGAACCTGTGCTACATCCTCCTGCACCCAGTGGACTCCCTGGAGGAGATGACGCGTCGCAGCCTCCCACTCATGACCAAGTGGGTGTGTGCACAGCAGCCGGGGCAGAGCCCTCAGTGCACCAACATCATCGCGGGCGACTTCGTGGGCGCAGATGGCTTCGTGAGTGAGGTCATTAGCCTGAACCGGAAACTGCTGTCTCCCTAA
- the Plcxd1 gene encoding PI-PLC X domain-containing protein 1 isoform X3, which yields MRDITAATPLWGTESFGGGSSGHRLASGTAWTSVLPLLHLAWTPARSGDSSPHGRPGRLDVAAVSAAVGCPAAPAVHPREPRHDDILPDPQVSDLPCMLSATAPAEPGRAFHHWAGGDEMTLDVTQQLDAGVRYLDLRIAHAPGGSARNLCFVHMMYTKALVEDTLTEIAEWLQSHPREVVILACRNFEGMTRELHDYLVGCMVNIFGDTLCPSGEIPTLGQLWARGQQVIVSYEDEATVSRYDKLWPAIPYWWGNAVKPDVLLRFLETMKGQGRPGGLFVAGINITENLCYILLHPVDSLEEMTRRSLPLMTKWVCAQQPGQSPQCTNIIAGDFVGADGFVSEVISLNRKLLSP from the exons ATGCGTGACATCACGGCGGCCACGCCCCTGTGGGGGACAGAGTCTTTTGGGGGAGGGAGCTCGGGCCACAGACTCGCTAGCGGGACTGCGTGGACTTCGGTgctccccctcctccatctcgCGTGGACACCCGCGAGGAGCGGGGACAGCAG CCCCCATGGGAGACCAGGCAGACTGGATGTCGCAGCTGTGTCCGCGGCTGTGGGATGTCCCGCTGCACCAGCTGTCCATCCCAG GGAGCCACGACACGATGACATACTGCCTGACCCGCAAGTCTCCGATCTCCCGTGCATGCTCTCGGCTACTGCACCTGCTGAGCCGGGTCGTGCCTTTCATCACTGGGCCGGTGGTGATGAAATG ACTCTGGACGTGACCCAACAGCTGGATGCAGGAGTGCGGTACCTGGACCTGAGGATCGCGCATGCGCCAGGGGGCTCTGCAAGGAACCTGTGCTTTGTGCACATGATGTACACGAAGGCGCTGGTGGAG GATACCCTCACTGAGATAGCTGAGTGGCTGCAATCGCACCCCCGAGAGGTGGTCATCTTAGCCTGCAGGAACTTTGAGGGGATGACGCGCGAGCTGCACGACTATCTAGTGGGCTGCATGGTGAACATTTTCGGAGACACGCTGTGTCCAAGCGGG GAaatccccacactggggcagcTGTGGGCACGTGGGCAGCAGGTTATTGTGTCTTACGAGGACGAAGCCACAGTCAGCCGCTATGATAAGCTGTGGCCTGCAATCCCATACTGGTGGGGGAATGCAGTAAAGCCCGATGTGCTGCTGCGGTTCCTGGAGACCATGAAGGGCCAAGGCCGCCCAG GTGGTCTGTTCGTTGCTGGCATCAACATCACTGAGAACCTGTGCTACATCCTCCTGCACCCAGTGGACTCCCTGGAGGAGATGACGCGTCGCAGCCTCCCACTCATGACCAAGTGGGTGTGTGCACAGCAGCCGGGGCAGAGCCCTCAGTGCACCAACATCATCGCGGGCGACTTCGTGGGCGCAGATGGCTTCGTGAGTGAGGTCATTAGCCTGAACCGGAAACTGCTGTCTCCCTAA
- the Plcxd1 gene encoding PI-PLC X domain-containing protein 1 isoform X4 produces the protein MRVPQAQGVGAWVPSTAQHAQSHRSHASVSPLAPSCIVLPRPPMAPARSLTVPCPPLTAPCALIFATTAAPMGDQADWMSQLCPRLWDVPLHQLSIPGSHDTMTYCLTRKSPISRACSRLLHLLSRVVPFITGPVVMKWSVTQDTLTEIAEWLQSHPREVVILACRNFEGMTRELHDYLVGCMVNIFGDTLCPSGEIPTLGQLWARGQQVIVSYEDEATVSRYDKLWPAIPYWWGNAVKPDVLLRFLETMKGQGRPGGLFVAGINITENLCYILLHPVDSLEEMTRRSLPLMTKWVCAQQPGQSPQCTNIIAGDFVGADGFVSEVISLNRKLLSP, from the exons ATGCGGGTCCCCCAGGCACAAGGGGTGGGAGCGTGGGTCCCCAGCACAGCTCAGCACGCCCAGAGTCACAGGtctcatgcctcagtttcccctctagCTCCGTCTTGTATTGTCCTACCACGCCCACCCATGGCCCCGGCCCGCTCCCTCACTGTGCCTTGCCCCCCACTCACTGCGCCCTGTGCTCTGATCTTTGCCACAACTGCAGCCCCCATGGGAGACCAGGCAGACTGGATGTCGCAGCTGTGTCCGCGGCTGTGGGATGTCCCGCTGCACCAGCTGTCCATCCCAG GGAGCCACGACACGATGACATACTGCCTGACCCGCAAGTCTCCGATCTCCCGTGCATGCTCTCGGCTACTGCACCTGCTGAGCCGGGTCGTGCCTTTCATCACTGGGCCGGTGGTGATGAAATGGTCAGTTACGCAG GATACCCTCACTGAGATAGCTGAGTGGCTGCAATCGCACCCCCGAGAGGTGGTCATCTTAGCCTGCAGGAACTTTGAGGGGATGACGCGCGAGCTGCACGACTATCTAGTGGGCTGCATGGTGAACATTTTCGGAGACACGCTGTGTCCAAGCGGG GAaatccccacactggggcagcTGTGGGCACGTGGGCAGCAGGTTATTGTGTCTTACGAGGACGAAGCCACAGTCAGCCGCTATGATAAGCTGTGGCCTGCAATCCCATACTGGTGGGGGAATGCAGTAAAGCCCGATGTGCTGCTGCGGTTCCTGGAGACCATGAAGGGCCAAGGCCGCCCAG GTGGTCTGTTCGTTGCTGGCATCAACATCACTGAGAACCTGTGCTACATCCTCCTGCACCCAGTGGACTCCCTGGAGGAGATGACGCGTCGCAGCCTCCCACTCATGACCAAGTGGGTGTGTGCACAGCAGCCGGGGCAGAGCCCTCAGTGCACCAACATCATCGCGGGCGACTTCGTGGGCGCAGATGGCTTCGTGAGTGAGGTCATTAGCCTGAACCGGAAACTGCTGTCTCCCTAA
- the Plcxd1 gene encoding PI-PLC X domain-containing protein 1 isoform X2: protein MRVPQAQGVGAWVPSTAQHAQSHRSHASVSPLAPSCIVLPRPPMAPARSLTVPCPPLTAPCALIFATTAAPMGDQADWMSQLCPRLWDVPLHQLSIPGSHDTMTYCLTRKSPISRACSRLLHLLSRVVPFITGPVVMKWSVTQTLDVTQQLDAGVRYLDLRIAHAPGGSARNLCFVHMMYTKALVEDTLTEIAEWLQSHPREVVILACRNFEGMTRELHDYLVGCMVNIFGDTLCPSGEIPTLGQLWARGQQVIVSYEDEATVSRYDKLWPAIPYWWGNAVKPDVLLRFLETMKGQGRPGGLFVAGINITENLCYILLHPVDSLEEMTRRSLPLMTKWVCAQQPGQSPQCTNIIAGDFVGADGFVSEVISLNRKLLSP from the exons ATGCGGGTCCCCCAGGCACAAGGGGTGGGAGCGTGGGTCCCCAGCACAGCTCAGCACGCCCAGAGTCACAGGtctcatgcctcagtttcccctctagCTCCGTCTTGTATTGTCCTACCACGCCCACCCATGGCCCCGGCCCGCTCCCTCACTGTGCCTTGCCCCCCACTCACTGCGCCCTGTGCTCTGATCTTTGCCACAACTGCAGCCCCCATGGGAGACCAGGCAGACTGGATGTCGCAGCTGTGTCCGCGGCTGTGGGATGTCCCGCTGCACCAGCTGTCCATCCCAG GGAGCCACGACACGATGACATACTGCCTGACCCGCAAGTCTCCGATCTCCCGTGCATGCTCTCGGCTACTGCACCTGCTGAGCCGGGTCGTGCCTTTCATCACTGGGCCGGTGGTGATGAAATGGTCAGTTACGCAG ACTCTGGACGTGACCCAACAGCTGGATGCAGGAGTGCGGTACCTGGACCTGAGGATCGCGCATGCGCCAGGGGGCTCTGCAAGGAACCTGTGCTTTGTGCACATGATGTACACGAAGGCGCTGGTGGAG GATACCCTCACTGAGATAGCTGAGTGGCTGCAATCGCACCCCCGAGAGGTGGTCATCTTAGCCTGCAGGAACTTTGAGGGGATGACGCGCGAGCTGCACGACTATCTAGTGGGCTGCATGGTGAACATTTTCGGAGACACGCTGTGTCCAAGCGGG GAaatccccacactggggcagcTGTGGGCACGTGGGCAGCAGGTTATTGTGTCTTACGAGGACGAAGCCACAGTCAGCCGCTATGATAAGCTGTGGCCTGCAATCCCATACTGGTGGGGGAATGCAGTAAAGCCCGATGTGCTGCTGCGGTTCCTGGAGACCATGAAGGGCCAAGGCCGCCCAG GTGGTCTGTTCGTTGCTGGCATCAACATCACTGAGAACCTGTGCTACATCCTCCTGCACCCAGTGGACTCCCTGGAGGAGATGACGCGTCGCAGCCTCCCACTCATGACCAAGTGGGTGTGTGCACAGCAGCCGGGGCAGAGCCCTCAGTGCACCAACATCATCGCGGGCGACTTCGTGGGCGCAGATGGCTTCGTGAGTGAGGTCATTAGCCTGAACCGGAAACTGCTGTCTCCCTAA